The sequence below is a genomic window from Oreochromis aureus strain Israel breed Guangdong linkage group 12, ZZ_aureus, whole genome shotgun sequence.
GCTACACCGCGCAGGGCGCACCGCTCTTCTCCAAAAGCTACTCAGGATCAGCTCCAGCTCGGTTCGGGTTTGGACCCAGTAGCCCTGTGTCGGGCAGTTTACAGTGAAACCAGTCCTGATAGTTTTAGTTGTCGCTGCCCAGCCTGTGGTAGACCAGCAGTGCCACCATGCTTTTCCCGGCGCTCTGCTCGAAGGACCGGCTGGTGTCTGTCTCTTGGCCGGGCTGGGAGCAGGTGGGCTTCGGGATTATCTGCTCATTGGATGATCCGCCGTCCTCACAGCTGCTCGGTGTGGCTGACATCAGTTCGGGTTTGGCGCACAGGTCTGAGAGCTGGCGAGCCTGCTCCTCCGCTGACTGGAAGGAGAAACCCTGGTAGTCGCCGATCGCGCTCTCCGTGTTTCCCAGCGCCGTCTCTGTGCAAGGATCTTCGGTGTAGATCTGCCACAGCACCACAAGGCACAGGATGACCAGCCAGCGCTTGGCCTGGCTTTTCTCTGGAGGAGGAAGGTGCATGCGGACTTTAGCGGGGTACATAACCCGGGTGCAGCGCTTCTTCGGCCGGATGGGCACGTAGGAGCGCACGGCGGTTGCCTGAGCCGATATCCGCTCGAAGGTAAAAACCTCCGGCTCCGTGCTTCGGCTCGTCATCCTGCATGAGGCGAATCTCTCCGGCTCAACAGTCAGAGTCGTGCTGTTTGACCGTGTGTACATTTTCTCGTAGTTTTGAGTCGCTTTCTCTAGGTTTTGACTGTTTCGTTTGCTCGTAGCTTGCTGCAAGTCAGATATACTCCAGGCACCCAAGAACTCGAATTTATACGTTCACCCAGGTTATTTAACCACGCCTTTCCAAGCCAACCAAGCCGCCCTGTATTGCACAAGTGAGAAAAAAAccttttgaaatttttttttatgtcgtATGTGCCAAAGCTCTGACCGAGCAGGCTGCGGATGGAAGCTGAATCATCAGGGTTTGGTAGAATGACTACATTCTACACTCCCCACATTAAAAGACTATTCAGTATTTGAACCAATCAAATGAGCGAATTTAATCttaattgtattaaaatcacttaaaatTATAATATGAATATAATGCTAAATATAAATGTTGATGATTTAATTTgcggattttttaaaaattggtttAACGATAGACCATTAAGCTGTCATATAGTGTTGtcagatataaaataaaaagggttttttttcccccagaattaaaaaaaatcccatatTTTCATCAACAAGGTCACACATTTTTGGTTGTTGGACACTTTATAAAAATATAACCTTCACATGGTATTCACATGATATCCTGAAATCTTTGGGGAGAGCCACAAGGTTTCAGTTTACTCTAAACACTTTACGCTCTACAGTATGTTGTCAGCAACATGCGACAGTTATACTAGTGGAAGCTTCCTTCAAATAAACATGAGGATGTTATTGTTATTGAGCACTCAAACTCAAACCTGAAAAAGGGGAATGAATGGctgaatgtgaaaatgtgaggtggg
It includes:
- the ier3 gene encoding radiation-inducible immediate-early gene IEX-1, with the protein product MYTRSNSTTLTVEPERFASCRMTSRSTEPEVFTFERISAQATAVRSYVPIRPKKRCTRVMYPAKVRMHLPPPEKSQAKRWLVILCLVVLWQIYTEDPCTETALGNTESAIGDYQGFSFQSAEEQARQLSDLCAKPELMSATPSSCEDGGSSNEQIIPKPTCSQPGQETDTSRSFEQSAGKSMVALLVYHRLGSDN